The Neobacillus sp. PS3-34 genome has a window encoding:
- a CDS encoding transporter substrate-binding domain-containing protein, giving the protein MKKGIILFLTTVLLVGLLAACGTADKKETTGSKDKKVLIMGTSADYKPFEYIETGKSDEIKGFDVDLAKAIAGKLGYKVEVKDIDFSGLIQSLKSKQVDFVLAGMTPTEKRKKNVDFSDIYYSAHDMVVTKKDSGLNKIEDLKGKTVGVQLGSIQEGKAKDINKTVSINIENRNRIPDLIQELKAGRFDAAVIEDIVAKGYLKKETDLTGFTIADNPDETGSAIAFPKGSDLTEKFNKELKKMKDNGELNKLVVKWFGGEQ; this is encoded by the coding sequence ATGAAAAAGGGAATAATTTTATTTTTGACAACAGTCCTGCTTGTCGGGCTATTAGCAGCATGCGGCACAGCGGATAAAAAGGAAACAACAGGAAGCAAGGATAAAAAAGTCCTCATCATGGGTACTTCAGCTGACTACAAGCCATTTGAATATATTGAAACTGGCAAAAGCGATGAGATTAAGGGATTTGATGTAGACCTAGCTAAAGCCATTGCTGGAAAGCTGGGCTATAAAGTAGAAGTCAAGGACATTGATTTCAGCGGACTGATTCAGTCATTAAAGTCTAAACAGGTTGATTTTGTATTGGCTGGTATGACACCTACTGAAAAAAGAAAGAAAAACGTAGATTTCAGCGACATTTATTATTCTGCCCACGACATGGTAGTCACAAAGAAAGACAGCGGGCTCAATAAGATTGAGGACCTTAAAGGAAAGACTGTAGGCGTTCAGCTTGGTTCCATTCAGGAAGGAAAAGCGAAGGATATTAATAAGACCGTTTCAATTAATATTGAAAACCGTAACCGTATCCCGGATTTAATCCAGGAACTTAAAGCGGGACGCTTTGATGCTGCCGTGATTGAGGATATTGTTGCCAAAGGTTATTTGAAAAAGGAAACAGACCTAACAGGTTTCACTATTGCAGACAACCCGGATGAAACAGGTTCTGCGATCGCCTTCCCTAAAGGAAGCGATCTGACTGAGAAATTTAATAAAGAGCTGAAAAAAATGAAAGATAACGGTGAACTAAATAAGCTGGTTGTTAAATGGTTCGGCGGGGAACAATAA
- the prli42 gene encoding stressosome-associated protein Prli42, with protein sequence MSNRKSRKIVVYLMIFAMLASTLLLGIASFF encoded by the coding sequence ATGTCCAATCGGAAATCAAGAAAAATTGTCGTTTATTTAATGATATTTGCCATGCTTGCTTCAACCCTCCTGCTGGGGATTGCAAGCTTCTTTTAA
- a CDS encoding aromatic acid exporter family protein: MKFRIGYRTIKTSAGAAISIIIAQQLGLHNFVSAGILTILCIQVTKMRSLRTAWDRFLACVMAMPFSALFFEGIAYHPIMIGVLLLFFIPTIVMLKAKDGVVTSSVIILHIYSAGKVTSGLLLNELGVIITGIGVALVMNLYMPSAEKKLDLYRCRIEENFRKIFCELVCYLRRNESDWDGREITETAKWIDEAKILAFRDVENHFLRSENIYYQYFKMREKQFEIIERVLPLVTSLTTSVKQGKMIADFLEELSENIHPGNTALFYIEKLMRMKVEFEEMELPKTREEFEIRAALFQLINEIKQYLILKSSFKGIKQTGILAKTEA; the protein is encoded by the coding sequence ATGAAGTTTAGAATTGGATACCGTACGATAAAAACTTCTGCCGGGGCAGCCATCTCCATTATCATTGCCCAGCAGCTTGGATTACATAATTTTGTATCAGCAGGGATTTTAACCATCCTTTGTATTCAAGTGACAAAAATGCGGTCTTTAAGGACTGCGTGGGACCGTTTTTTAGCATGCGTTATGGCCATGCCTTTTTCAGCATTATTTTTTGAAGGGATAGCCTATCATCCCATTATGATTGGAGTTTTGCTGCTGTTTTTCATCCCGACGATTGTAATGCTCAAAGCAAAGGATGGTGTCGTAACAAGCAGCGTCATTATCCTGCATATTTATTCAGCGGGAAAGGTAACATCAGGTCTTCTGCTGAATGAACTGGGCGTCATCATCACAGGCATTGGAGTTGCCCTAGTGATGAATCTGTATATGCCGAGTGCTGAGAAGAAGCTTGACCTGTATAGATGCAGGATTGAGGAAAACTTTAGAAAAATCTTTTGTGAGTTGGTCTGCTATTTGAGAAGGAATGAAAGTGATTGGGATGGAAGAGAAATCACCGAAACGGCAAAATGGATCGATGAAGCAAAAATCCTTGCCTTTCGTGATGTTGAAAATCATTTTTTAAGAAGTGAAAATATCTACTATCAATACTTCAAAATGAGAGAGAAGCAATTTGAAATTATTGAACGCGTTTTACCCCTTGTCACCTCATTGACGACTTCCGTTAAACAGGGAAAAATGATAGCGGATTTTCTTGAAGAACTCTCAGAAAACATACATCCGGGGAATACTGCTCTTTTCTATATTGAAAAACTAATGAGGATGAAAGTCGAATTTGAAGAAATGGAGCTTCCGAAAACGAGGGAAGAATTTGAAATAAGAGCGGCATTGTTTCAATTGATTAACGAAATAAAACAATATCTTATCCTAAAAAGCTCATTTAAAGGGATTAAACAAACAGGAATTTTGGCTAAAACAGAGGCATAG
- a CDS encoding amino acid ABC transporter permease, which produces MNLDFAQFIPSIPYILRGIKVTLQIVLLAGLLGFALGIVLSFFKISSIKFLGWIADAYTSVFRGTPLVLQLMLIYYGSPQVVGYQIEPYTAAILSFALNSGAYISEIIRAGILAVDKGQKEAAMALGVPYGKMMWDIILPQALKNILPALMNEFISLTKESAIVTTIGVTDVMRRSYQAGADNFSFFEPLIIAGAIYYVMVMVLTLLGKALERRMRRSD; this is translated from the coding sequence ATGAATCTTGATTTTGCACAATTTATACCCTCGATACCGTATATTTTAAGGGGTATCAAGGTTACGCTTCAAATAGTGCTTCTTGCAGGGCTTTTAGGCTTCGCATTAGGAATTGTTTTATCTTTTTTCAAAATAAGCTCTATTAAGTTTTTAGGATGGATTGCAGACGCCTATACATCTGTTTTTCGAGGAACACCATTAGTACTGCAATTAATGCTGATTTATTATGGATCTCCGCAGGTTGTTGGATATCAAATTGAACCATATACTGCTGCGATTCTCTCCTTTGCACTTAATTCGGGTGCTTATATTTCCGAGATTATCCGTGCGGGAATCCTGGCTGTCGATAAAGGACAGAAAGAAGCAGCGATGGCTCTTGGAGTTCCTTACGGGAAAATGATGTGGGATATTATCCTTCCGCAGGCTTTGAAAAATATCCTTCCTGCATTAATGAATGAATTTATTTCATTAACAAAGGAATCGGCCATTGTAACGACCATTGGCGTTACGGACGTAATGCGCCGTTCCTATCAAGCAGGTGCAGACAACTTTTCCTTCTTTGAACCATTAATTATTGCCGGTGCGATTTATTATGTAATGGTAATGGTACTAACATTGCTGGGCAAAGCGTTAGAAAGGAGAATGAGACGCAGTGATTAA
- the mce gene encoding methylmalonyl-CoA epimerase: MIKKVDHIGIAVASLEKALPFYTEVLKLSLLGIEVVESEGVKVAFLQAGETKLELLEPTNEESPIAKFIEKRGEGIHHVALGVDSIQERIDEIKEKGIRMIQDQPKTGAGGALVAFMHPKSTGGVLYELCEKKGMEEQHG, from the coding sequence ATGATAAAAAAAGTCGATCATATTGGAATTGCTGTCGCTTCTCTGGAAAAAGCCCTTCCTTTCTATACGGAAGTGTTAAAACTTTCTTTATTGGGGATAGAAGTAGTGGAGAGCGAGGGAGTGAAAGTGGCTTTTCTTCAGGCAGGTGAGACGAAGCTTGAATTGCTTGAGCCTACAAATGAAGAGAGCCCAATCGCAAAGTTTATTGAAAAGAGGGGCGAGGGCATCCATCATGTCGCTCTCGGGGTCGATTCGATCCAGGAGAGAATAGATGAAATTAAAGAGAAGGGAATCCGGATGATTCAGGATCAGCCAAAAACTGGTGCAGGCGGAGCCTTGGTCGCTTTCATGCATCCAAAATCAACAGGTGGAGTTTTATACGAGCTTTGTGAAAAGAAAGGGATGGAAGAACAGCATGGTTGA
- a CDS encoding L,D-transpeptidase produces MPGDPFVIVNKRTNELALIQDNRVQTIVSVATGKTIELTPEGIFTITVKAKNPYFRKKNIPGGDPKNPLGARWIGFDANGTDGRTYGIHGTNQPASIGKYVSQGCIRTQNEVISSLYPLIPIGTKVLVTSSRKSFDELGKQNNAIK; encoded by the coding sequence GTGCCAGGCGATCCGTTTGTTATCGTGAATAAAAGGACAAATGAATTGGCTTTAATTCAGGATAACAGGGTCCAGACAATAGTAAGTGTTGCAACGGGAAAAACAATAGAATTAACCCCTGAGGGAATCTTTACCATTACCGTAAAGGCTAAAAATCCCTATTTCAGAAAGAAAAACATTCCTGGCGGTGACCCGAAAAATCCGCTTGGAGCCAGATGGATTGGGTTTGATGCCAACGGAACAGATGGAAGGACGTATGGCATACATGGGACCAATCAGCCTGCTTCAATTGGAAAATACGTTTCACAAGGCTGTATCAGAACACAAAACGAGGTCATTTCTTCCTTGTATCCTCTGATACCCATCGGAACGAAGGTGCTAGTAACCTCTTCCCGAAAAAGTTTCGATGAACTCGGAAAACAAAATAATGCTATCAAATAA
- a CDS encoding BrxA/BrxB family bacilliredoxin, with protein sequence MNMDFNFFMNDVVRQARQEIVTAGYTELTTPEEVEDAFSQKGTTLVMVNSVCGCAGGIARPAAAHALHYDKRPDHVVTVFAGQDKEATEKARSFFTGYPPSSPSFALLKDGKLCTMVERHQIEGHDPMSVVLTLQNAFEEYCEEL encoded by the coding sequence ATGAATATGGATTTTAATTTTTTTATGAATGATGTTGTCCGCCAGGCACGCCAGGAGATTGTGACAGCTGGATATACAGAGTTAACAACCCCTGAGGAAGTAGAAGATGCTTTTTCACAAAAAGGGACGACTCTGGTAATGGTTAATTCGGTTTGCGGCTGCGCAGGGGGTATTGCCCGTCCAGCAGCGGCACATGCGCTCCATTATGATAAGCGTCCTGATCATGTTGTGACTGTTTTTGCAGGTCAGGATAAAGAAGCAACCGAAAAAGCTAGAAGTTTTTTCACAGGTTATCCGCCATCTTCTCCTTCATTTGCATTATTGAAGGATGGTAAATTATGCACGATGGTTGAAAGACATCAAATCGAAGGCCATGATCCAATGTCTGTTGTATTAACTTTGCAAAATGCATTCGAAGAATATTGCGAAGAACTTTAA